In Lutra lutra chromosome 13, mLutLut1.2, whole genome shotgun sequence, one genomic interval encodes:
- the CKS2 gene encoding cyclin-dependent kinases regulatory subunit 2 — MAHKQIYYSDKYFDEHYEYRHVMLPRELSKQVPKTHLMSEEEWRRLGVQQSLGWVHYMIHEPEPHILLFRRPLPKSNKNEVYLGIVN; from the exons ATGGCCCACAAGCAGATCTACTACTCGGACAAGTACTTCGACGAGCACTACGAGTACCG GCATGTCATGTTACCCAGAGAACTTTCCAAACAAGTCCCGAAAACCCATCTGATGTCGGAAGAGGAGTGGAGGAGACTTGGCGTCCAACAGAGTCTAGGCTGGGTTCACTACATGATTCATGAGCCAG AACCACATATTCTTCTCTTTAGACGACCTCTTCCAAAGAGCAACAAAAATGAAGTCTACCTGGGGATTGTCAATTAa